ACCTATATACACAGAGATAGACGTTGGCATTATGACCCTGGCATTCCGTACGTTCTTCGATCATCTACCTAAGCAAAATTCAAACGTAAAAAGCTCAAGAACATCCAGACTGCAAGATCAGACAGGCCAATTGCAACCCAGAAGCCAGCATTAGTAGCCCTGATCTGTACACAGCGTCGCAGCGCTAGATGTTGCACGCACAGTCGCCTAGCACCCGACGGGGTACCCCATCACCGCACCAGCGGGAGCCGCCGGCTTCCCCAGGCCcgctgcggcggcagagcaggAAACGCCACTCccgctcgggccggcggcgtccacggccttcccggccgccggcgccggtgccggagcCTTCCcctgggccggcggcgcgccgtcgAGCCTCCTGACGGTGATGTTGACGATGCCGTTGCGTCCGCGCACCCCGCAGCGCCCGGAGTCGAACAGGCGGTAGCTGAGGCAGTGCAGGTGCCCCGGCGGGCCGACGGTGAAGTCCTCGACGgggacgcgcgccgccgccacgggctcAGCCGCCGGGcgcccgccgctggcgcgcgcgcggcagaTCTCGACGTCCAGCGCGGGCGCCCCCGCGGGGAGCGCCACGCTCACGGCCTCGGCCCAGTACGGGAAGCCGTGGCAGTCGGCGTCGGTGTCGACGCGGGTGGACGCGGAGGACGAGGCGGTGTGGACCACGGCGTAGGCGCCGCGGCACAGCGGGCGGCCCGAGGCCACACGGACGCCCTCCGCGGACACCACGGTCACCTCGAGCGCCATCGCCGGCGTCGGCATTGCTGCCCCGGACCCCTTCCGCGCCATGTGCGCTGCTGCTGCGGGCTAGGTCGGCGGGGAGCGCGTTTGACTCGATCGATGGAAGGACACGGCGG
This portion of the Panicum virgatum strain AP13 chromosome 2N, P.virgatum_v5, whole genome shotgun sequence genome encodes:
- the LOC120658929 gene encoding BON1-associated protein 2-like; this translates as MARKGSGAAMPTPAMALEVTVVSAEGVRVASGRPLCRGAYAVVHTASSSASTRVDTDADCHGFPYWAEAVSVALPAGAPALDVEICRARASGGRPAAEPVAAARVPVEDFTVGPPGHLHCLSYRLFDSGRCGVRGRNGIVNITVRRLDGAPPAQGKAPAPAPAAGKAVDAAGPSGSGVSCSAAAAGLGKPAAPAGAVMGYPVGC